One Fibrobacter sp. DNA window includes the following coding sequences:
- a CDS encoding LicD family protein — protein MRKIEHAEYREILMGIMDEIARICNENGLRYYIACGTLLGAVRHKGFIPWDDDLDIIVMRDDYDKLLALLKDKNVKKAEWLEVKDDTCDDYFYPFAKICDGRTVVKADRHKEAGGLWVDVFPYDGLPSSMFFAKIYCQIAAFIRVICLAMDTDFSSKTLNAWNLFYKRVLNAFTYVVGRKRFCRFVEWFHRRYDIKKSKYVTSLFFDNRVDSVLDKEKMLPQTVFPFENREYTSFANYDYLLKRMYGDYMKLPPEEKRITHDSNAWWKD, from the coding sequence ATGAGAAAGATTGAACACGCGGAATATCGCGAAATCCTGATGGGCATCATGGACGAGATTGCGCGTATCTGCAACGAGAACGGGCTTCGTTACTACATCGCTTGCGGTACGCTCCTGGGGGCTGTGCGCCACAAGGGTTTTATCCCCTGGGATGACGACCTGGATATCATCGTCATGCGCGATGACTATGACAAGCTTTTGGCCCTGCTGAAAGACAAGAATGTCAAGAAGGCGGAATGGCTGGAAGTCAAGGACGATACCTGCGACGACTATTTCTACCCGTTCGCGAAGATATGCGACGGCAGGACCGTGGTAAAGGCGGATCGGCACAAGGAAGCCGGCGGCCTCTGGGTCGATGTGTTCCCGTACGACGGACTTCCGTCTTCGATGTTCTTTGCGAAAATCTATTGCCAGATTGCGGCTTTTATCCGCGTCATTTGCCTTGCCATGGATACGGACTTTTCGTCGAAGACGCTGAATGCCTGGAATCTTTTTTACAAGAGGGTGCTGAATGCGTTTACCTATGTCGTGGGCCGCAAGCGCTTCTGCCGGTTCGTGGAATGGTTCCATCGCCGTTACGATATCAAGAAGTCCAAGTACGTGACGAGCCTCTTTTTCGACAATCGCGTCGACTCCGTCCTGGACAAGGAAAAAATGCTTCCGCAGACCGTATTCCCGTTCGAAAACCGCGAGTACACGAGTTTTGCCAATTACGATTATTTGCTCAAGCGTATGTATGGAGACTATATGAAGCTCCCGCCCGAAGAAAAGCGCATTACGCATGATAGCAATGCGTGGTGGAAGGACTAG
- a CDS encoding polysaccharide biosynthesis C-terminal domain-containing protein, with amino-acid sequence MGNLETDSKFLKKAMIVNVVGTILKVCGPLLTFVMARIFGAAEFGIFVSSQTLLLTIAHSATLGLDKGLYWYLPQNKLSGRSPHDGIMESFWISAAIALFCTAVIFVGSFTPLVSKEMPWYALSLLFYVGTYVFSTASEGNRRPQNAVFVNSFLTVTLAPAVSIALYFLDIPHALPLGLLAGQVVGFCVHFVLLRGQFPDMPLRPGKTVSGALLKYSLPLGFGEFVSSFLVRSSLWMVMLFLGPEKAGAYGIMVTISNALQTIRVGFTPILTPVVAGMDKGRLHTDLKPVYSYCVFMVTFIQLLIGFFIVLFPDLILGIAGKDFIVQPETLGILLLVHLVAGFGGMSIVVLNGMGKSLYSLIMDVISLGVALVSGYLLIPAFGLVGAALSMLTYNIVAIVCNNIYLFKMGLRPYSSRLISQAVWIVGLIVFYIVINMDIFILELWQKAVVYVVILALLGLYWMVAKKKLDDDRKQAEGAK; translated from the coding sequence ATGGGCAATTTAGAGACTGATAGCAAGTTCCTGAAAAAAGCCATGATCGTCAATGTCGTGGGTACAATCCTCAAGGTTTGCGGCCCGCTCCTGACGTTCGTTATGGCGCGTATTTTCGGTGCTGCCGAGTTTGGTATTTTCGTGTCGTCGCAGACACTCCTCCTCACTATTGCGCACTCCGCTACACTGGGCCTCGACAAGGGCCTTTACTGGTACCTTCCGCAGAACAAGCTTTCCGGGCGTTCTCCGCACGACGGCATCATGGAATCCTTCTGGATTTCGGCCGCCATCGCCCTGTTCTGTACGGCGGTCATTTTCGTGGGCTCCTTCACGCCGCTCGTTTCGAAGGAAATGCCCTGGTACGCGCTTTCGCTCTTGTTCTATGTGGGCACCTATGTGTTCAGCACGGCGTCGGAAGGCAATCGCCGCCCGCAGAATGCTGTGTTCGTGAATTCCTTCTTGACGGTGACACTTGCTCCGGCGGTGTCCATCGCGCTTTATTTCCTGGACATTCCGCACGCCCTTCCGCTCGGTCTTCTCGCCGGACAGGTTGTCGGCTTCTGCGTCCATTTTGTGCTGCTGCGCGGGCAGTTCCCCGATATGCCCCTCCGCCCGGGCAAAACGGTTTCCGGCGCTCTCCTGAAGTATTCGCTCCCCCTCGGTTTCGGCGAGTTCGTGTCTTCGTTCCTGGTGCGTTCCAGCCTCTGGATGGTGATGCTTTTCCTCGGGCCCGAAAAGGCGGGCGCCTACGGCATCATGGTGACCATTTCGAATGCGCTCCAGACCATTCGCGTGGGCTTTACGCCTATCCTTACGCCTGTTGTCGCGGGAATGGACAAGGGAAGGCTCCATACGGATTTGAAGCCGGTTTACAGCTATTGCGTATTCATGGTGACGTTTATCCAGTTGCTCATCGGGTTCTTCATCGTGCTTTTCCCGGACCTCATTCTCGGAATTGCGGGCAAGGACTTTATCGTGCAGCCGGAAACCCTGGGAATCCTTTTGCTGGTGCACCTGGTGGCAGGTTTTGGCGGCATGTCCATCGTGGTCCTGAACGGCATGGGCAAGAGCCTCTATTCGCTTATCATGGATGTGATTTCGCTCGGTGTCGCTTTGGTTTCGGGCTATTTGCTGATTCCCGCGTTTGGCCTGGTGGGGGCCGCCCTCTCCATGCTTACATACAACATTGTAGCGATTGTCTGCAACAACATCTACCTTTTCAAGATGGGGCTCCGTCCGTATTCCTCGCGGCTCATTTCGCAAGCGGTATGGATTGTTGGCCTGATCGTGTTTTATATAGTCATCAACATGGATATCTTTATCCTTGAACTGTGGCAGAAGGCCGTTGTCTATGTGGTGATCCTCGCTCTCCTCGGGCTCTACTGGATGGTGGCGAAGAAAAAACTCGATGACGACCGTAAGCAGGCGGAAGGTGCAAAATGA
- a CDS encoding histidinol-phosphate transaminase codes for MYYVNPIIKSFFRTNQPEGRGKYVRLDQNENPDGIPQWLFDKAMAKVTPEYLSIYPEESKLTEEYAKVIGLTAENIALTDGSVVAMGYAIKVFGEPGKDLICVTPTFGMYKVYADMQGMNTKFVHYESDYTFDINKLLAEINENTSLVSIVNPNMPIGNAYTMDEIRKVLDKAKANNALVIVDEAYYLFHKETALPLLKEYDNLIILRTFSKMLSMPGLRIGVVISSAENAQYIRNYKPHYTVNAVALAVAEEMVANYDRVVKELTEKFEAGKKCLLEALDKTGYSYIPTEGCFICITPKHRTAEYITDELKNRGILIFCGKGDSAGFLRVTIWDKKYMEMFMKELVQIDVPEGA; via the coding sequence ATGTACTACGTAAATCCCATCATCAAGAGTTTTTTCCGCACGAACCAGCCCGAAGGACGCGGCAAATACGTGAGACTCGACCAGAACGAAAACCCGGATGGGATACCGCAATGGCTCTTTGACAAGGCGATGGCGAAAGTCACGCCGGAATACCTTTCCATCTACCCCGAAGAATCCAAACTCACCGAAGAATACGCGAAGGTCATCGGCCTCACCGCAGAAAACATCGCGCTCACCGACGGTAGCGTCGTCGCGATGGGTTATGCCATCAAGGTGTTCGGAGAACCGGGCAAGGACCTCATCTGCGTCACCCCGACGTTCGGCATGTACAAGGTCTACGCCGACATGCAGGGCATGAACACGAAGTTCGTCCACTACGAAAGCGACTACACGTTCGACATCAACAAACTGCTCGCCGAAATCAACGAGAATACGAGCCTCGTTTCCATCGTGAACCCGAACATGCCTATCGGCAACGCCTACACCATGGACGAAATCCGCAAGGTTCTCGACAAGGCCAAGGCGAACAACGCGCTCGTCATCGTCGACGAGGCGTACTACCTGTTCCACAAGGAAACGGCCCTCCCGCTCCTCAAGGAATACGACAACCTCATCATCCTCCGCACCTTCTCGAAGATGCTCTCCATGCCGGGGCTGCGCATCGGTGTCGTCATCTCCAGCGCCGAAAACGCCCAGTACATCCGCAACTACAAGCCGCACTACACGGTGAACGCGGTGGCGCTCGCCGTCGCCGAAGAAATGGTCGCGAACTACGACCGCGTCGTGAAAGAACTCACCGAGAAGTTCGAAGCCGGCAAGAAGTGCCTGCTCGAAGCCCTCGACAAGACCGGATATTCCTACATCCCGACGGAAGGATGCTTCATCTGCATCACGCCGAAGCACAGGACCGCCGAGTACATCACCGACGAGCTCAAGAACCGCGGCATCCTCATCTTCTGCGGCAAGGGCGATTCCGCAGGGTTCCTGCGCGTCACCATCTGGGACAAGAAGTACATGGAAATGTTCATGAAGGAACTCGTTCAGATCGACGTTCCGGAAGGAGCCTAA
- a CDS encoding 2-C-methyl-D-erythritol 4-phosphate cytidylyltransferase, with protein MKHIAIILAGGVGKRMGGAMPKQFLSLNDKPVIVYTLENFQRNENVDGIVVVCVEDWIEHLKEILDEYKITKVKWIVAGGDTSHDSTRNGIFFLRDKLEDGDQIIIHDAARPILPQAAINEMLRISHEKGNASLAIPCHETVLFTDDGKSGDKELDRSSIMRVQTPQAYNYKFIRELYEQAEKDDKHDFIYADLVAIYYGKRIYFSKGFTNNIKITRKEDIPLCKSLMKFSEEDLFNS; from the coding sequence ATGAAGCATATCGCCATCATCCTCGCGGGCGGAGTCGGAAAGCGCATGGGAGGCGCAATGCCCAAGCAGTTCCTCTCCCTCAACGACAAGCCCGTAATCGTCTACACGCTCGAGAATTTCCAGCGGAACGAGAACGTCGACGGCATAGTCGTCGTGTGCGTGGAAGACTGGATTGAGCACCTGAAGGAAATCCTCGACGAATACAAGATTACCAAGGTGAAGTGGATTGTCGCAGGCGGCGACACCTCGCACGATTCAACGAGAAACGGCATCTTCTTCTTGCGCGACAAGCTCGAGGACGGCGACCAGATTATCATTCACGATGCCGCCCGCCCGATCCTCCCGCAGGCGGCCATCAACGAGATGTTGCGCATCTCGCACGAGAAGGGCAACGCCTCGCTCGCCATCCCCTGCCACGAAACCGTGCTCTTCACCGACGACGGCAAGAGCGGCGACAAGGAACTCGACCGCAGTTCCATCATGCGCGTGCAGACCCCGCAGGCCTACAACTACAAGTTCATCCGTGAACTCTACGAACAGGCCGAAAAAGACGACAAGCACGACTTCATCTACGCGGACCTCGTCGCCATCTACTACGGCAAGCGCATCTATTTTTCCAAAGGTTTCACGAACAACATCAAGATTACCCGCAAGGAGGACATCCCCCTGTGCAAGTCCTTGATGAAGTTCAGCGAAGAAGACCTGTTCAATTCGTAA